A window from Chitinivibrionales bacterium encodes these proteins:
- a CDS encoding potassium transporter TrkA, with the protein MLAIASLLVILALSLLITRVATSALSHTGLSKESARFQARSAFTGVGFTTNESESVVNHPLRRRILMTLMLLGNAGIVTSVSSLMLGLIKPQGDGLVVRLLVLFAGIVALMIIARSKWIDKHLSRVIDAALKRYSKMDIKDYASILHLASGYTISELKIEKKDWLANRTLAESQMKDEGVNVLGIQRKNGPYIGTLEADTLIKPDDTLILYGRQGLLKNLDRRGKGIHGDIEHNKAVADQKAEAEKARSADETNLHKKSDDESAKQQI; encoded by the coding sequence ATGCTTGCTATAGCTTCGTTACTCGTCATTCTGGCCTTATCCCTGCTGATAACCCGGGTTGCAACAAGTGCGTTATCACATACCGGTCTATCCAAGGAATCGGCCCGTTTTCAAGCGCGTTCTGCCTTTACCGGTGTTGGATTCACGACCAATGAGTCCGAAAGCGTCGTCAATCACCCGCTTCGGCGGCGCATACTCATGACCCTGATGCTTCTGGGCAATGCCGGAATTGTAACATCCGTATCTTCACTTATGCTGGGCTTGATCAAACCTCAGGGAGATGGCCTCGTTGTTCGTCTTCTTGTCCTGTTTGCCGGAATTGTGGCTTTAATGATAATTGCACGGAGCAAATGGATAGATAAGCACCTTTCGAGGGTTATCGACGCCGCCTTAAAACGCTACAGCAAAATGGACATCAAAGATTATGCAAGTATTTTGCACCTTGCATCAGGTTACACCATTTCAGAGCTTAAAATCGAGAAAAAGGACTGGCTTGCCAATCGTACGCTCGCAGAATCACAAATGAAAGATGAAGGCGTTAATGTATTGGGTATTCAACGCAAAAACGGTCCCTATATCGGTACCCTGGAAGCCGATACTCTTATCAAACCCGATGATACACTCATTCTTTATGGAAGACAGGGCTTGCTGAAAAATCTTGATAGACGAGGTAAAGGTATTCATGGTGATATCGAACACAATAAAGCGGTAGCCGACCAAAAAGCCGAAGCCGAAAAGGCACGGAGTGCCGATGAAACTAATTTACATAAGAAAAGTGACGATGAAAGCGCAAAGCAACAAATATAA
- a CDS encoding response regulator, giving the protein MAPIKRILIADDDEALLFAFQRLFSGSEFRIDAAESVAHARKLIEKHPYALVISDLQFGDEGGETGADIIAYALRFNPDTKTILWTAYGDATIKKSLSNVKPDRVLSKPVPSEIIRDMMKEMGLL; this is encoded by the coding sequence ATGGCTCCAATAAAACGTATTTTAATTGCCGATGATGATGAGGCGTTACTTTTCGCTTTTCAACGATTATTCAGTGGAAGCGAATTTCGTATCGATGCGGCTGAATCGGTGGCTCATGCGCGAAAATTAATCGAAAAACATCCCTACGCACTGGTAATAAGCGATTTGCAGTTTGGTGATGAAGGTGGTGAAACGGGGGCTGATATTATTGCTTATGCGCTCCGTTTTAATCCTGATACAAAAACAATACTCTGGACCGCTTATGGTGATGCAACCATAAAAAAGAGCCTCAGTAATGTTAAACCAGACCGCGTACTCTCCAAACCGGTCCCATCGGAAATAATACGCGATATGATGAAAGAGATGGGGCTGCTGTAA
- a CDS encoding GAF domain-containing protein — protein MVEKTIYPKDQEPRIIARFPEENPYPVMRINPEGKLLYANQASEVLIRKWKGKHGARVGNQWRRAATKSLESGENVAFEFRTGNRWFHITAVPVLDGPYINFYGIDITKRHEMEDELHRAGHLLKKMVLDKSVEIEDTQNILTQEIKDRVIAERKLDERAQALEAVYAMATAFDSSMDTSFDQVAVTVAHVLKVPHTLIYEIKGRTICRISQFFKNRLYHKDNLAVPCSTCCRTLQNKQVRQFSGNLHELFENAECFKCEPFKSFITIPITNHKSEDLGMICVMDYREQKFSAYEIHLIQIFARYISHELTRRRLEEQLLQAKEFKTLGQLTSGVAHEVRNPLNGIMAVSEALFRELGSEPKIDPYKKHIQAQVGRLSALMEDLLMLGRSIKKSDFHSVTIKSMINNALDSWNLGNEFPDYTISVHLSPSLKDKIIKVHAVKMEQVFINLFANACNHSPSGGRIVLSVEECWPDMVCFMVSDEGTGFDSENIPQIFEPFFTTRKGGTGLGLSIVRYIIESHGGTVSACNNIPPPGATVEVYLPVVDED, from the coding sequence ATGGTCGAGAAAACGATTTATCCTAAAGATCAGGAGCCCCGGATAATTGCCCGATTTCCTGAAGAAAATCCCTATCCGGTAATGCGTATTAACCCTGAGGGAAAGCTGCTCTATGCAAATCAGGCAAGTGAAGTGCTTATAAGAAAATGGAAGGGAAAGCATGGGGCTAGAGTCGGAAATCAATGGCGCCGGGCTGCAACAAAATCCCTGGAGAGCGGAGAAAATGTTGCATTTGAATTCAGAACGGGCAACCGCTGGTTTCATATCACTGCAGTACCTGTTCTCGATGGTCCCTACATTAATTTCTATGGTATTGATATCACCAAACGTCATGAAATGGAAGATGAACTTCATCGCGCAGGGCATCTATTGAAAAAAATGGTTCTGGATAAGTCGGTGGAGATTGAAGATACACAGAATATTCTTACCCAGGAGATAAAAGACAGGGTTATTGCAGAACGGAAACTGGACGAACGCGCTCAGGCACTGGAAGCGGTTTATGCTATGGCAACAGCATTCGATTCATCCATGGATACATCATTTGACCAGGTGGCTGTTACCGTTGCCCATGTTCTCAAAGTTCCACATACGCTTATATATGAAATAAAGGGAAGAACTATTTGCAGGATTTCTCAATTTTTTAAGAATCGCTTATATCACAAAGACAACCTTGCAGTTCCGTGCTCGACATGCTGCCGGACACTCCAGAACAAGCAGGTTCGGCAATTTAGTGGAAATCTTCATGAACTATTTGAAAATGCCGAATGCTTTAAATGTGAGCCATTTAAATCTTTTATAACTATTCCCATTACGAATCATAAATCTGAAGATCTGGGTATGATTTGTGTTATGGATTACAGAGAACAAAAATTCAGTGCCTACGAAATACATCTGATACAGATATTTGCGCGATATATATCACATGAACTGACTCGACGGAGACTCGAAGAGCAATTGCTGCAGGCAAAAGAATTCAAAACACTCGGACAATTGACTTCCGGCGTGGCTCATGAAGTTCGCAATCCACTTAACGGCATTATGGCTGTTTCTGAGGCATTGTTCAGAGAGCTTGGGAGCGAACCAAAAATTGACCCTTATAAAAAGCATATCCAGGCGCAGGTAGGCAGACTTTCAGCACTTATGGAAGATTTGCTTATGCTTGGACGTTCCATTAAAAAGTCCGATTTTCATTCTGTGACAATCAAATCGATGATAAATAATGCACTCGATTCGTGGAATTTAGGTAATGAGTTTCCGGATTATACCATTTCGGTTCACCTATCCCCTTCATTAAAAGACAAGATTATCAAGGTACATGCTGTTAAAATGGAGCAGGTCTTTATTAATCTGTTTGCTAACGCCTGTAATCATTCTCCTTCCGGTGGGCGAATAGTCCTGAGTGTAGAAGAATGCTGGCCTGATATGGTTTGCTTTATGGTTTCCGATGAAGGCACGGGATTTGATTCTGAGAATATTCCACAGATTTTTGAGCCCTTCTTTACTACCCGTAAAGGCGGTACCGGCCTTGGACTCAGCATTGTGCGATACATTATTGAGAGCCATGGGGGCACAGTTTCTGCTTGCAACAATATCCCCCCTCCCGGTGCAACAGTCGAAGTCTACCTGCCTGTTGTGGATGAAGACTAA
- a CDS encoding DUF2934 domain-containing protein, producing MEIERKACMAAAATKEKVSQRAFEIYLGRGGEDGHAMDDWLKAEGEIVGSQEGKSKGTRKTSTRKKKAPSKMKP from the coding sequence ATGGAGATAGAAAGGAAGGCATGTATGGCAGCAGCTGCAACAAAAGAAAAGGTTTCTCAACGTGCTTTTGAGATTTACCTCGGAAGGGGAGGTGAGGATGGACATGCAATGGATGACTGGCTGAAAGCTGAAGGGGAAATAGTTGGTTCACAAGAGGGTAAAAGCAAAGGAACCAGAAAAACATCAACCCGTAAGAAAAAAGCCCCTTCAAAAATGAAGCCCTGA
- a CDS encoding PDZ domain-containing protein — MSDIHELFRQKGLQSEDRIVAINGTPIKNRMDLRKAIHRLKNEKQMGIEIEREGQRMLFSVLIKE, encoded by the coding sequence ATGAGCGACATACACGAATTATTTCGCCAAAAGGGCCTCCAATCGGAAGACAGGATTGTTGCGATCAATGGAACGCCCATAAAAAATCGAATGGATCTGCGAAAAGCAATACACAGATTAAAGAACGAAAAACAAATGGGTATCGAGATTGAGCGGGAAGGACAGCGAATGTTATTTTCGGTTTTAATCAAAGAGTGA
- a CDS encoding response regulator: MIRKNPRLLIVEDDESAQFGYQRYLSKVGYEPQAVSTLKEARDIVAQKTFDAILLDLKLPDGNALQWIPQIKNTYPGVPVLVLTGLGDIPTAVQATKSGADYFLTKPIDMDELKANITKSLEYHALRRKNLVNQRLKRKNEPFFGNSDAVSKLLRYAEVAAANETVILIQGETGSGKGVLARWIHDYGQRESEAFVELNCSSLKGELLRSELFGHVKGSFTSAIKDREGLVEVADGGTLFLDEIGDMDMEVQAQLLKTIEERSFRRIGENKLRTSDFRLICASNRNLRQKIEEGEFRKDLYYRICVFPISVPSLSERKEDIPGLSEHLLAEFGYSHLPLAPDVIELLKRYSWPGNVRELRNMLERAMLLASGENIATSHFPGMDANVPVVESNNENLSLDDIVKHHVVKVLQSCNGDKNQACKILGISLSSLYRRLGKIN, encoded by the coding sequence ATGATACGCAAAAACCCTCGCCTGCTTATTGTTGAAGACGATGAATCTGCACAATTCGGCTATCAGCGTTACTTATCGAAGGTTGGCTATGAACCGCAGGCAGTTTCGACGCTTAAAGAAGCGAGAGATATTGTTGCTCAAAAAACATTTGATGCCATTTTACTCGACCTGAAGCTTCCCGACGGTAACGCGCTGCAGTGGATACCGCAGATCAAAAACACCTATCCGGGTGTTCCGGTTCTGGTGCTAACCGGGCTCGGTGATATTCCTACCGCGGTCCAGGCCACCAAAAGCGGGGCGGATTATTTTCTTACCAAACCTATCGATATGGATGAACTCAAGGCAAACATCACCAAAAGCCTTGAATATCATGCCTTGCGCAGAAAAAATCTCGTAAATCAACGTCTGAAACGAAAAAATGAGCCATTTTTCGGTAACAGTGACGCTGTTAGCAAGCTTCTCAGGTATGCGGAAGTTGCAGCGGCAAACGAAACGGTCATTCTGATTCAAGGAGAAACCGGTTCAGGAAAAGGTGTGCTTGCGCGCTGGATCCACGATTATGGTCAGCGGGAATCGGAAGCATTCGTTGAACTGAACTGTTCCAGCCTGAAAGGTGAATTGCTTCGAAGCGAGCTTTTCGGACATGTTAAAGGATCATTTACCTCTGCAATAAAAGACCGCGAGGGTCTTGTTGAAGTTGCTGACGGTGGTACGCTTTTTCTCGATGAAATCGGCGATATGGATATGGAAGTACAGGCTCAGTTGCTGAAGACAATCGAAGAAAGATCTTTCCGCCGAATTGGTGAGAATAAGCTACGCACCAGTGATTTCCGGCTTATCTGTGCCTCAAACAGAAACCTTCGTCAAAAAATAGAGGAAGGGGAATTTCGTAAGGATCTCTATTATCGGATATGCGTTTTCCCGATTTCGGTGCCCTCACTCAGCGAACGCAAAGAGGACATTCCCGGTTTGTCGGAGCACCTTCTGGCCGAATTCGGATATTCTCATTTACCCCTTGCGCCCGATGTAATCGAACTGCTGAAACGGTATTCCTGGCCGGGCAATGTGCGGGAACTCCGCAATATGCTCGAAAGGGCCATGCTGCTGGCGAGTGGTGAAAATATTGCCACCAGCCATTTTCCCGGCATGGACGCCAACGTACCTGTTGTGGAAAGTAATAATGAGAACCTGAGTCTTGATGATATTGTAAAACACCATGTGGTAAAGGTACTTCAGTCGTGCAATGGCGATAAAAACCAGGCGTGTAAAATCCTTGGTATTTCCTTATCTTCACTCTATCGCCGCTTAGGAAAGATCAATTAG
- a CDS encoding response regulator yields the protein MALSNGSKHLLLVDDEEAIIFALTRILDRPGVKIDSAGSLHDAEKLLHENEYDAVIADMRLSGSGNMEGFQVVDYTRKHQDNCKILVITAYGDNSIREKVFKLGADIYLEKPVSPKKISDILESIGVLDNV from the coding sequence ATGGCTCTCTCAAACGGATCAAAGCATTTATTGCTCGTTGATGACGAAGAAGCGATCATATTTGCTTTGACCAGAATTCTTGATCGTCCCGGAGTAAAAATCGATTCTGCAGGCAGTCTTCATGACGCCGAAAAGTTGCTGCATGAAAATGAATACGATGCTGTAATTGCAGATATGCGGCTTTCAGGTTCAGGTAATATGGAGGGATTCCAGGTGGTGGATTATACCAGAAAACATCAGGATAATTGTAAAATCCTTGTTATAACTGCCTATGGTGACAATAGTATTCGAGAGAAAGTTTTTAAACTCGGGGCAGATATTTATCTCGAAAAGCCGGTCTCCCCAAAAAAGATCAGTGATATTCTTGAATCGATAGGAGTTCTCGATAATGTCTAG
- a CDS encoding BON domain-containing protein, giving the protein MRLNKSLSLLFFSSIGSCRLTLHLTVLIGIITVASAVQAAPQKKEIEDSKITQAIEQALRRDDAVSSHLISVVTTDGIVTLDGSVSNILEKNRAEAMAGTFKGVRSIVNRIDVLPVMRSETQIRTDVLSALAADPATESFEIDVDVDAGTITLKGNVDSYAEKSLASKVIKGVKGVKNIENKIEVAFKDGRSDHEIQEEIERRLEFDPYIPASLITVDVLEGEVTLKGTVGTARVKTLAYNKAWVAGVEDVDHSKLSVDWWAAAELKRKDPTPEVTDSTIKAAVKDALRYDPRTASFNINVKVDNGTVYLNGKVENYEAKRAAEQNARNTVGVNEVDNYLFVKVVSPTDKEVKSEVLAALARDPVLERHEIRPVVRNKKVYLYGEVDSYYEKVHAENVVSRVNGVAAIQNTLNVPKGWTWESDQAIMQNIKDEFFWNGNVDRKDIDVSVEDGIATLKGKVDNWSEYHAAITNAFDAGARTVESELDIAGKNIVDNSTFYFDYYYYNPDMGMY; this is encoded by the coding sequence ATGCGTTTGAATAAAAGCTTATCTTTGCTTTTTTTCTCATCTATAGGATCGTGCAGACTCACTCTCCATTTAACCGTACTGATCGGTATTATTACGGTCGCCTCTGCAGTACAGGCTGCACCGCAAAAAAAGGAGATTGAAGACAGCAAAATAACACAGGCAATTGAACAGGCATTGAGACGTGACGATGCGGTGTCATCACACCTGATCAGCGTGGTAACAACAGACGGCATTGTAACGCTTGATGGTTCTGTGAGCAATATTCTTGAAAAAAACCGTGCAGAAGCTATGGCAGGCACGTTCAAAGGAGTGAGAAGTATTGTTAACCGTATCGATGTGCTTCCGGTGATGAGGAGCGAAACGCAGATACGTACTGATGTTCTCAGCGCTCTTGCAGCCGATCCTGCTACCGAATCCTTCGAAATTGATGTTGATGTCGATGCCGGCACAATAACACTAAAGGGCAACGTTGATTCTTATGCAGAAAAATCTCTGGCATCAAAGGTCATTAAAGGTGTCAAAGGGGTTAAGAACATAGAAAACAAAATAGAGGTCGCCTTCAAGGATGGCAGATCGGACCATGAAATTCAAGAAGAAATCGAACGGCGCCTCGAATTCGATCCATATATTCCGGCATCACTGATAACGGTCGATGTTCTTGAGGGCGAAGTAACGTTAAAAGGAACCGTAGGAACGGCCAGGGTTAAAACACTGGCTTATAATAAGGCCTGGGTTGCTGGAGTGGAAGATGTCGATCACAGCAAGCTTTCCGTCGACTGGTGGGCTGCAGCAGAATTAAAACGGAAAGATCCTACTCCTGAAGTAACCGATAGTACGATTAAAGCTGCAGTTAAAGATGCTCTCCGGTATGATCCCCGGACAGCCTCCTTTAATATAAACGTGAAAGTTGATAATGGCACTGTTTATCTGAACGGGAAAGTAGAAAACTATGAAGCCAAACGGGCAGCGGAACAGAACGCCCGTAATACGGTTGGTGTTAATGAGGTCGACAATTATTTATTCGTCAAAGTTGTTTCTCCGACAGATAAAGAGGTTAAAAGTGAAGTCCTTGCGGCACTTGCCCGTGATCCGGTTCTCGAACGGCATGAAATCAGGCCGGTAGTGCGGAACAAAAAGGTATACCTTTACGGTGAAGTAGACAGCTATTATGAAAAAGTACATGCCGAAAATGTCGTTTCCCGCGTAAACGGTGTGGCTGCAATTCAAAATACGCTGAATGTTCCCAAGGGTTGGACATGGGAAAGCGATCAGGCTATCATGCAAAATATAAAAGATGAATTTTTCTGGAATGGAAACGTCGATCGAAAAGACATCGATGTCAGCGTAGAAGACGGCATAGCGACACTCAAAGGTAAGGTGGATAATTGGTCTGAATATCATGCGGCTATTACCAATGCCTTTGATGCCGGCGCTCGAACCGTAGAGAGTGAACTGGATATTGCCGGAAAAAATATAGTCGACAATTCGACCTTCTATTTCGACTATTATTACTATAATCCTGATATGGGAATGTACTAA